Sequence from the Exiguobacterium aurantiacum genome:
ATGACTACTATGCTGCAGTCAGCGGGTCGACCGTCAATGCGATTACCGCCAAGTATTTTGAGAAGTGTCTGTTGCGCGAAGAGGCTCGGGCCAAAGTATTCAAAGAAGAAAAAGTGCTCGATGCCTTCAATAGTCATCGTTTTGAAGTCTTCTTCGAACTTTGGTATTTGCGCCACTTGAAACGAAGTAACCTGCAAGACTTTAAGCACAACGTCACGATTTTGTATAAGATTTATGAATTGTTCCAACCAGAAACATTGAAAAACGAAAAGGTAGCCACATTCGTTGAATTGTACGAAACGAATCAGTTTGAACAATTAGCGAAACAATTTGGGCCTGAGCAATGAATATGGAGGAACGGACAATGACAGATCATAAAGATGAAGTAAGCTTATTGCGTGAAAATAATCAGTTAAAAGAAGAGAAAGTCACGTTGGAGATGGAGAAAGAACTGATTTACTACCATTACGAGGAATTATTAAAACGCTACGAAACGCTATCTGCACTCTCGCAACACATGGCGAAAGAACTCTCGGAAATTGCACCGCGTTACGAGGCGTTGAATAAATCCAAACTGACCAAAGTGACGCGGAAGTACTGGGAATTGAGACGGAAGTTACGTCGCAAATGACACACTACTTTTTGTGACAAGACAGACATGACTTTGTTATTAGTTTGTAGTTGCTTCTAAATAAGGCGCAGAGTATAATTGCTATTGTTTTAGCATAGAGAAAAAATAAATGAAACAATTCATTAAAAAATGAACAGTACTTTGGAGGTAACGACATGAAAGTTTGTACTATTGGTTTAGGATATATTGGTCTGCCGACATCAGCCGTCTTTGCACAATACGGGGTGGACGTTGTTGGTGTTGACATTCATCAATCGGTTGTCGATAAATTAAACCGCGGAGAAATTCACATCGAAGAGCCGGGTCTCGGAGATGTTGTAAAATCTGTAGTTGAAAATGGTAAATTCCGCGCTTCGATGGAACCGGAAAAAGCTGATGCGTTTATCATTGCGGTACCGACACCGAATAACGATGACGAGCATAAGTCATGTGATTTAACATATGTTCTTGACGCCACTAAACGTGTCTTGCCTCATGTAGAAAAAGGTAACGTCATCATTGTCGAATCGACAATTGCCCCACGTACGATGGATGATTTTGTGAAGCCGCTTGTGGAAGAGGCTGGATTTGTGGTTGGAGAAGATATTTATCTTGTTCATTGCCCGGAACGTGTTCTTCCAGGTCAAATTCTTCATGAGCTCGTCCACAATAACCGGATCGTCGGTGGATTAACACCAGCTTGTGCGGAAGCAGGAGCACGTGTGTACGGCACTTTCGTCGAAGGTGAGATTATTAAAACCGATGCGAAAACGGCAGAGATGTCTAAATTGATGGAAAACACATTCCGAGATGTAAACATCGCGCTAGCGAATGAACTTGCGAAAGTTTGTAACGCCCTCGATATCAACGTTCTTGACGTGATTGAAATGGCCAATAAACACCCGCGTGTAAACCTCCACAGCCCAGGGCCTGGTGTCGGTGGACACTGTCTCGCTGTTGATCCTTACTTCATTGTTGCGAAACAACCCGAACATGCGAAGATTATTAAATTGTCACGTGATACAAACGTATCGATGCCGGCATACGTTGTGGAAAACGTTCAAAAATTGATTGGTGACTCGAAAGATGCCAAAGTCGCTGCCTTCGGCGTGACGTACAAAGGAAACGTTGACGATATGCGCGAGAGTCCTGCTGTGGAGATCATCGAATTGATGCTTGAGCAAGGGATGAACGTCGCTGTTCACGATCCACACGTGGAAGTGTCATCATCGAAACATTTTGAGCTCGTCTCAAAAGAAGAGGCATTGCAAGACGCGGATATCGTGCTCATCCTCGTAGACCACAATGAATTTAAAGAATTGGATTTTGCTGAATTGACATCAATGATGCGTCGTCCGATGATTTTTGACACACGAAATATTGTGAAAGCCGACCAAGATGAACAAGTTGATGTCGTGAACTACGGCAACCTCTATTCTTTTGTGAACAAGGCTAATCTCACTGTCTGAGAGGTGGGCTTATGTTAAAAGCTCCTAAACAAATATATTCTGAAATTCGGGAGAGTCTCTATTTAATATTGAGACTCTCTATGTATGAAACAAAAAGTATGTATTCCATGCAATACTTAGGGTTTCTATGGGAATTGGTGACACCGATTCTTCAAATCTCGGTCTACTGGTTTGTCTTTGGCTTCGGTATCCGAGAAGGAAGAGACATAGACGGTGTCGCATTTTTACCATGGTTGGTCAGCGGAATCATTGTATGGTTTTTCATCAGCCCAGCAATTACGACAACTGCCCGTTCCGTGTACTCGCGGATCGGGCTCGTTTCTAAAATGAGCTTCCCTCTTAGTACGATTCCTGCATACGTGTTACTATCGTTGCTTTATCGACATTTCGGAATGATTGTTGTCAGTTTCGTTTTGCTTGCTTTCTTCGGCTATTATCCGGGGTGGCATACGTTCTGGTTGATTTACTTGTTGATTAGCGCTGTCGCACTGCTTTATGCGCTCGCACTGTTAACGTCGGCCTTGACTACAATTATCCGCGACTTACAAAACTTGCTTATGTCTGTTATGCGAATGATGCTCTATTTGACTCCAATCTTTTGGCTACCTACGGGATGGGTTCAACAAGTACTGCAATTGAATCCTCTTTACTATCTCGTGGAAGGGTATCGTTCGATGTTTCTTGGCACAGATTGGATTGTGGAGAACTGGGAATGGGGCATTTACTATTGGGCCATCGTCATTGTTTTGTTCTTCGTGGGTTCAAACGTTCATATGCGTTTCCGTCGTTACTTTATCGATTATATTTAAGGAGGGTATCTCATGACGTCACAGGTGAAATTTGAAAATGTCTCTAAGCGCTATACCCTCTATAGAAAACAGAGTGATAAGTTAAAAGAGGTGTTTACGGGAAAGACGAATGGCACCCAATTCTACGCACTTCGGAACGTAAGTTTTGAGGTACCTCCTGGCGAGGTCGTCGGGATTATCGGCATTAACGGGTCTGGTAAATCGACGATGTCCAATTTGTTAGCGGATGTCATGCCCCCGACACACGGGCAAATCACATTGCGCGGGAAAACGGCATTGATCGCCATTTCATCTGGACTAAACGGTCAACTGACTGGGATGGAGAACATTGAGCTAAAAGGTTTGATGCTCGGGATGAGTAAAGAACAAATAACCGAATTGACACCTGAGATCATTGATTTTGCTGATATCGGCGAGTTCATTCATCAACCCGTCAAAACGTATTCGAGCGGGATGAAATCACGACTTGGATTTGCCATCTCGATTAATATCGATCCTGACATTTTAGTGATTGATGAAGCGTTGTCTGTAGGTGATCAAACGTTCACCGACAAATGTTTGACGAAGATGAACGAGTTTAAGGATCAAGGCAAGACCATCTTCTTCATCAGCCACTCTGTATCTCAAGTCAAACAATTTTGTACACAGGCGCTGTGGTTGGAGTACGGAGAGATTCGTGAATACGGTCCTGTTGAAGAAATTGTCGGAGAATACAACAAGTTTTTGAAATGGTATCGTCAATTGACTAAATCGCAACAAAGTCAATATAAAGAAAGCAAATTGACTCAGCGTACGACTATCGTCGACTCAAATGATTTAGGAGAAACGATCGTGTTACCAAGAACTCAACCAACAAAGGAGATGACGGGATGATTAAAGTAATGACTGTTTTTGGGACGCGTCCTGAAGCAATCAAGATGGCCCCCCTCGTACTTGAATTGAAGAAACGTGAAGGGGTAGAACCGATTGTTGTGGTAACAGCGCAGCATCGACAAATGCTTGATCAAGTCTTAAACTTATTTAAAATCACACCGGATTACGATTTGGATATTATGAAGGACAAGCAAACGTTGTTTGATGTGACGACACGGGTCCTTCACGGGATGGACGATGTCATCAAAGAAGCTAAACCGGACATTGTGCTCGTACACGGTGACACAACGACAACATTTGCGACTTCACTTGCGGCATTTTATAATCAAACGGCCGTCGGACATGTCGAAGCAGGTCTTCGGACTTACAACTTGTATTCGCCGTTCCCAGAAGAGGCGAATCGACAGTTGACGGGCGTTTTGGCAAATCTTCATTTTGCACCGACTGACGTTTCAGCTGGGAACTTGGTGTCTGAAGGTAAGCAGCAGGATATGATTTACGTTACCGGAAACACTGCGATTGACGCATTGAACACGACGGTAAAAGATTCATACACGAACCCGATTCTTGACGAGATCACTGCACAAGGACGTCGTCTCGTCTTGTTGACGGCACACCGTCGTGAGAACCTCGGAGAGCCGATGCGCAATATGTTCCGTGCCGTTCGTCGTTTGATTGAAAAGTATGAGGACATTGAAGTGGTCTATCCGGTGCACATGAACCCCATCGTGCGCGAACTCGCGAACGAAATTCTTCACGATCTAGACCGCGTACAATTGATCGAGCCACTCGATGTCTTCGATTTCCATAACTTTGCGGCGAAATCACACTTAATCTTAACGGATTCAGGTGGCGTCCAAGAAGAAGCACCATCGCTTGGTGTCCCTGTCCTTGTGCTTCGTGATACGACGGAACGACCAGAAGGTGTGGCAGCAGGTACGCTTAAGCTCGCAGGTACTGAGGAAGAAACCATTTTTGGATTAGCAGACGAATTGCTATCGGATGAGACAAAACATCTTGAGATGTCGAAAGCTTCAAACCCATACGGAGATGGACAAGCTTCAGCACGCATTGTTGATGCGATTTTGACGCACTTCAATAAATAAGTCCTCTCATGAAGGAGTAATCACTATGATGATTCGTAAACGATATATCCGTCCAGCTATTTACCACTATTTTCCGATGGGTGATAAAGACATGATGCACGCAACGGAAGAACAGTACCGGACAAAAATCAGTTTTCGCGATTACGAGGCATCTTCCTCGTTGTACGTTCAAATGTTCGATCAAAAATTTGACGTGCCACCGAGTAAAATTTATCGTCCTGATGCAAAATTGATGGATGCCAATCGTTTACTCGTGGAAGGCAGTTTTGAAGCGAATCTTCCGATTGGAACGCGTATTGAAGTCTACTATATGCAATACAACAAAACGAAACGGATTGCGAACTTGAAGAAACGGTACAATTTGAAGAGCGATACATTCTCATTCCGAGAGGAAATCGAATTAGAAAAAGGTGCTGAGTTCTTTAAACTCGCATTCAAGTTTTATTTGACGGACTCATCGTATGAAGAGCCATATATCATGATGAATGACGCATGGCTCTCCTTGTTCGCAGATGAACCATTAGATGAGAAGGATGAGGAAGACGAGGAGGACGACGCAAATGTTATTTAGTTCATCGGTATTTCTATTTTATTTCTTACCGATTGTGCTTGGTTTGTACTTCGTGTCTCCCCGTTTTTTAAAGAACTTCGTATTGCTCGCGGCAAGCTTGTTCTTCTATGCATGGGGCGAGCCAAGGTTCGTCATGATTATGCTCGTCTCCATTTTGATGAACTATATGTTCGGGCTTTGGGTCGATCGATACCGACATGACGCCAAGCGTTTAAAAGCGACGATGGTTGCGATGGTCTTAGGAAATATCGGTATGCTTGGCGTCTTTAAATATGCCAGTTTTTTCGTGGAAAACACGAATTCGCTGTTCGGTCTGAATTTGAATGATCCAGAAATCCCGTTACCAATCGGGATTTCATTCTTTACATTCCAAGCGATGAGTTACGTCATCGACGTGTATCGGGAAGACGGAAAAGTTCAAAAGAATCCCCTAAACCTTGCGCTCTATATCGCATTATTCCCGCAGTTGATTGCCGGCCCGATTGTTCGTTATCAAACAGTGGCCGATGAAATCAATGATCGTCGCGAAACGTTAGACGATTTCGTTTCGGGCATTCAACGGTTCGTCATTGGACTCGGTAAGAAAATGATTTTAGCAAATAGTTGTGGCTATGTAGCAGACCAAGTGTTCAATAGCCCAGCAGGCGAAATTTCAACGACGTTAGCATGGATTGGTATTATCGCATACTCGTTACAAATATACTTTGATTTCTCGGGTTATTCAGATATGGCAATCGGACTTGGCCGGATGTTTGGTTTTCACTTTCTTGAAAACTTCAATTATCCGTACATCTCAAAATCAGTCTCAGAGTTTTGGAGAAGATGGCACATTTCACTCGGAAGTTGGTTCCGGGACTATGTCTATATTCCGTTGGGTGGAAATCGTTCCGGCCCGTGGAAGACTTATCGTAACTTAGCGATTGTGTGGACGCTTACTGGAGTATGGCACGGTGCAAGTTGGACGTTCGTCGCTTGGGGTGCCTACTATGGGATTTTCATCATGCTTGAACGAGCATTTCTCGGGAAATGGTTGGCCCGGATTCCAGCTGCCTTGGCTCACCTATTTACATTGTTTGTAGTTGTCATCGGTTGGGTATTCTTCAGAGCAGACAATTTCCCATACGCCATCGAGTATTTGCAAACGATGTTCGCGTTAAATAACACGCCGTTGTTTGATTCGACGTCTCAGTTTTATTTAATGCAGTATGGAGCTGTATTGTTAATCGCTATGATTGCGGCTACACCGATTCCGAAATGGCTGACGATGAAGGTTCTAAAATATGAGGTCGAATCTGCGAATGTCTCTTATCGAATCTTTACAGGTTTGATTCGAGCAGCAGGGATTTCACTTTTATTCGTCATCTCCATTTCATTTATCGTGTCCAGTACCTTCAATCCGTTTATTTACTTCCGTTTTTAATCAAAGAGGAGTGCTGATATGCCAAACTTAAAATTATCTGATGACAGAGGCCGGAGTCCTAAAGCGAGAAAAGGTCAAAAATCATCTACGGTGATCAATCTATTGATTATGATGATTTTTCTTGGCACCCTTTTGTTAGGTCTTGCCGTGTATACATTAGGAGATGACCGTGAAATCTCTCATGTTGAAGGCCGTGAATTGGCTCAAAAACCAGACTTTTCTTTTACTAGTCTCTTTGAAGGTGACTATACGGAGCAATTTGAAACGTATACGAACGACCAGGTGTTTCAACGTGATCGTTGGGTATATATTAACGGTTTTGTGAGGAAAAATGGATTGTTTCAGCCGCTGAGTAACGGCATCTATGGTCTTCCAAGTGGCATGTTGCTTGAACCGGCTGAGAAAGTTCAGAATTTCGATGGGTTCAAAGAACCGTTCGGTCAATTTTCAAATGACATGAAACAAGCAGAGGTACCAGTCTGGTTCGCATCAGCTCCTAGTAAGGCGTCTTTTGCGGATGCACAAGGACTGATTCCGAGTCATATCCCTTCGTACAATGATGAATCGCGAAAGGTCATGCATGGGGTTTTAGATGAAGTCGGGATTGAAGTGATTGATTTGTATGATTCATTAAAAGAAAACGATATAGAAGATGTTTACTTTAAAACAGATCATCACTGGTCGATCAATGGAGCCTATGTAGGATATGAGCAAATTATGTCCACGCTTCAACAAGAGTTTCCGGAATTAGAGACGTTACCGAAAGAACATTGGGAGTCAAAAAGCATGACCACTCCGTATTATGGGACGTATGCTCGAAAAGCTTCACTTCCTTACGTGAAATCAGCAGATTATTTAGAGTACTGGGAACCTACGGAAGGTTTTAATTCGCAAGTGTGCATGAGTTTTGAGTCATGTGACGGAGAAGTAATTGATCGAAATGAATTAAAAAAGACAGATCCATTTGAAGATTACTATGGTGTGTTCATGGGTGGAAATTACAGCCATTTAAAAATCGAGCAAAAAACGAAAAAAAATGATCGTCACATCGTCGTCCTTAAAGATTCTTATGCCAACCCATTGCTTGGATTGTTAGGGGAGTCCGTTGGAGAAATTACCGTGTTTGATGTGCGGTATACAGAGGATATCGATATTTCTGAATATATCGTTGAAGAAGACGTAGATGGTGTTATGTTCATGCACAATGACGTCATTAGTGGACTAGCCCAAGATTATTCTAAGAGTTTTTAAATAATGTTAGCTTTCACAACGTGCCAATCATCCACGCGATGATTGGCTTTTTTTTATGGGGATTGGCTATACTAACAGATAGGCAGGTGAGAGAGATGGCACGAAGAAACGCTGACGGCACGTATCGCTACGTCCTCGTCCTCGGTGCGAAAGTGAACGGGATTCAACCGTCCCGTGCCTTGTTGCACCGGATTGAAGCGGCGGCTGAGTACGCGAAGCAATATCCGCATGTCGAACTCATCGCTTCTGGGGGACAAGGACCTGATGAAGGGATGGCGGAGGCCCGCGTCATTGCCCGGGAGTTGACGGCACGTGGCATTGATGCGGCGCGAATCCATATCGAAGCGGAGTCGACGTCGACGTATGAGAACTTTCTGTTCAGCCGTTCGATTTGGAGTGGAGAGTCTGGTCTGACCGTCGTCACGAACGACTTTCATGTGAGGCGGGCCCGGCTCGTCGGACGCCTGTACTTTGGGCTCTCGACCGACGCACTGTATGCGAGAACGCCGACGGCCACAAAACTGAAGTACGTCGTCCGTGAACAGTTGGCGTACGTGAAGCTGTTCATCAACTATATGCGCTGGAAATGGCGACCATGACAAAAGGGACTTCATCGCGAAGTCCCTTTTTCGTGTTATAACGTACCGATGATCATCCCACCGATGACGCCGACGATAACGAGCGCCCAAGGTGGCATCTTCCAGTACGCGATCATGGCGAACAAGAAGGCGGCGAAGACGAAGTCGACGGCACCGTTCACCGTGCTCGTGAAGATCGGCTGATAGAACGCAGCGATCAAAATCCCGACGACGGCAGCGTTGACGCCGATGAGTGCGCCGGCGACTTTCGGGTTGCGACGGAGCGCATCCCAAAACGGCAAGGCACCGAGGATCAACAGGAACGCCGGCAAGAAGATGGCAAACGTGGCGAGCAGTCCGCCCGGGACGCCATTGATGACGGTTCCGAGGTAGGACGCGAACGTGAAGAGCGGGCCGGGTACAGCTTGGGCGGCCCCGTAACCGGCGAGGAACGCCTCTTCGCTCAAGAAGCCGGCCGGTACGAGCTCACGCTCGAGGAGCGGCAAGACGACATGGCCGCCGCCGAAGACGAGGGCCCCGGCGCGATAGAAGCTGTCGAACATGGCAACTGATTGACTTTCAATCGTCTCCCGCAAGATCGGCAAGATGACGAGTAGCGCCCCGAACAGACCGAGTAGCGTCGCCCCGAGCCGTTTCGAGAGCGGGAACGAAGCCGATTTGACGTCGAGGTTTTGCGGTTTGAACAGCAAGAACCCGGCAAGACCGGCGAGCAAGATGACGAGCACTTGGCTATAGGTCGTCTGCCACAACAACACCCCGGCGAGCGCGAAGAAGGCGATCGTCCGCGTCTTCGCGTCCGGTGTCAATTTGCCGGCCATTCCGAGAATGGCGTGGGCGACGATGGCGACGGCGACGACTTTCAAC
This genomic interval carries:
- a CDS encoding nucleotide sugar dehydrogenase, whose protein sequence is MKVCTIGLGYIGLPTSAVFAQYGVDVVGVDIHQSVVDKLNRGEIHIEEPGLGDVVKSVVENGKFRASMEPEKADAFIIAVPTPNNDDEHKSCDLTYVLDATKRVLPHVEKGNVIIVESTIAPRTMDDFVKPLVEEAGFVVGEDIYLVHCPERVLPGQILHELVHNNRIVGGLTPACAEAGARVYGTFVEGEIIKTDAKTAEMSKLMENTFRDVNIALANELAKVCNALDINVLDVIEMANKHPRVNLHSPGPGVGGHCLAVDPYFIVAKQPEHAKIIKLSRDTNVSMPAYVVENVQKLIGDSKDAKVAAFGVTYKGNVDDMRESPAVEIIELMLEQGMNVAVHDPHVEVSSSKHFELVSKEEALQDADIVLILVDHNEFKELDFAELTSMMRRPMIFDTRNIVKADQDEQVDVVNYGNLYSFVNKANLTV
- a CDS encoding ABC transporter permease, whose translation is MLKAPKQIYSEIRESLYLILRLSMYETKSMYSMQYLGFLWELVTPILQISVYWFVFGFGIREGRDIDGVAFLPWLVSGIIVWFFISPAITTTARSVYSRIGLVSKMSFPLSTIPAYVLLSLLYRHFGMIVVSFVLLAFFGYYPGWHTFWLIYLLISAVALLYALALLTSALTTIIRDLQNLLMSVMRMMLYLTPIFWLPTGWVQQVLQLNPLYYLVEGYRSMFLGTDWIVENWEWGIYYWAIVIVLFFVGSNVHMRFRRYFIDYI
- the wecB gene encoding non-hydrolyzing UDP-N-acetylglucosamine 2-epimerase; amino-acid sequence: MIKVMTVFGTRPEAIKMAPLVLELKKREGVEPIVVVTAQHRQMLDQVLNLFKITPDYDLDIMKDKQTLFDVTTRVLHGMDDVIKEAKPDIVLVHGDTTTTFATSLAAFYNQTAVGHVEAGLRTYNLYSPFPEEANRQLTGVLANLHFAPTDVSAGNLVSEGKQQDMIYVTGNTAIDALNTTVKDSYTNPILDEITAQGRRLVLLTAHRRENLGEPMRNMFRAVRRLIEKYEDIEVVYPVHMNPIVRELANEILHDLDRVQLIEPLDVFDFHNFAAKSHLILTDSGGVQEEAPSLGVPVLVLRDTTERPEGVAAGTLKLAGTEEETIFGLADELLSDETKHLEMSKASNPYGDGQASARIVDAILTHFNK
- a CDS encoding MBOAT family O-acyltransferase, encoding MLFSSSVFLFYFLPIVLGLYFVSPRFLKNFVLLAASLFFYAWGEPRFVMIMLVSILMNYMFGLWVDRYRHDAKRLKATMVAMVLGNIGMLGVFKYASFFVENTNSLFGLNLNDPEIPLPIGISFFTFQAMSYVIDVYREDGKVQKNPLNLALYIALFPQLIAGPIVRYQTVADEINDRRETLDDFVSGIQRFVIGLGKKMILANSCGYVADQVFNSPAGEISTTLAWIGIIAYSLQIYFDFSGYSDMAIGLGRMFGFHFLENFNYPYISKSVSEFWRRWHISLGSWFRDYVYIPLGGNRSGPWKTYRNLAIVWTLTGVWHGASWTFVAWGAYYGIFIMLERAFLGKWLARIPAALAHLFTLFVVVIGWVFFRADNFPYAIEYLQTMFALNNTPLFDSTSQFYLMQYGAVLLIAMIAATPIPKWLTMKVLKYEVESANVSYRIFTGLIRAAGISLLFVISISFIVSSTFNPFIYFRF
- a CDS encoding DHHW family protein; protein product: MPNLKLSDDRGRSPKARKGQKSSTVINLLIMMIFLGTLLLGLAVYTLGDDREISHVEGRELAQKPDFSFTSLFEGDYTEQFETYTNDQVFQRDRWVYINGFVRKNGLFQPLSNGIYGLPSGMLLEPAEKVQNFDGFKEPFGQFSNDMKQAEVPVWFASAPSKASFADAQGLIPSHIPSYNDESRKVMHGVLDEVGIEVIDLYDSLKENDIEDVYFKTDHHWSINGAYVGYEQIMSTLQQEFPELETLPKEHWESKSMTTPYYGTYARKASLPYVKSADYLEYWEPTEGFNSQVCMSFESCDGEVIDRNELKKTDPFEDYYGVFMGGNYSHLKIEQKTKKNDRHIVVLKDSYANPLLGLLGESVGEITVFDVRYTEDIDISEYIVEEDVDGVMFMHNDVISGLAQDYSKSF
- a CDS encoding YdcF family protein, with the translated sequence MARRNADGTYRYVLVLGAKVNGIQPSRALLHRIEAAAEYAKQYPHVELIASGGQGPDEGMAEARVIARELTARGIDAARIHIEAESTSTYENFLFSRSIWSGESGLTVVTNDFHVRRARLVGRLYFGLSTDALYARTPTATKLKYVVREQLAYVKLFINYMRWKWRP
- the chrA gene encoding chromate efflux transporter; the protein is MSNQRVTFKTLLEILFVSTRLGLTSFGGPVAHLGYFHEEYVRRRKWMDERAYADLVALCQFLPGPASSQVGIGIGIVRGGILGGITSFIGFTAPSVIALILFALLVSGLDVTDAGWLYGLKVVAVAIVAHAILGMAGKLTPDAKTRTIAFFALAGVLLWQTTYSQVLVILLAGLAGFLLFKPQNLDVKSASFPLSKRLGATLLGLFGALLVILPILRETIESQSVAMFDSFYRAGALVFGGGHVVLPLLERELVPAGFLSEEAFLAGYGAAQAVPGPLFTFASYLGTVINGVPGGLLATFAIFLPAFLLILGALPFWDALRRNPKVAGALIGVNAAVVGILIAAFYQPIFTSTVNGAVDFVFAAFLFAMIAYWKMPPWALVIVGVIGGMIIGTL